Proteins encoded within one genomic window of Bacteroidia bacterium:
- a CDS encoding ABC transporter ATP-binding protein, translating to MKSLAHINKYFYKYRIRLSLGIFFIILSNYFKVYSTPYVGAAINYAKTMAMNPSASPEKLLYFGGIIILMALISGIFLFFMRQTIIVMSRLIEYDLKNEVYAHYQKLTSAFYKRNNTGDLMNRISEDVSRVRMYIGPAIMYVVNTIITFALTIHKMLSVDVTLTLYVLAPLPILVITIYYVSEAINKKSTSVQQQLSKLSTIAQESFSGIRVLKAYQREGYSKKQFEEESIVYKEKNISLVKIDASFQPFMILLIGLSTIFTIYIGGKEAIAGKITIGNIAEFVIYVNLLTWPVASLGWVTSLIQRAAASQTRINEFLHTIPEISNTTKKRSSIQGFIEFKNVHFTYPDSGITALKNVSFHTEPGKSLAIIGRTGSGKSSIANLICRMYDVSEGDILIDHQSIKQTNLSDLRNQIGYVPQEVFLFSDSIYNNIAFSVTLPQHSDAQKTAVEEAAKNAVIYSNIIEFPQQFETMVGERGITLSGGQKQRISIARALLKQAPILIFDDCLSAVDTETEEKILRNLQGIAKTKTTLIISHRVSSVKNSDLIIVLDKGEIIERGTHLELLDKRGAYYQLHLQQLLEAENVTV from the coding sequence TTGAAATCATTAGCACATATCAACAAATACTTTTACAAATACCGCATTCGTTTGTCCTTGGGTATTTTCTTTATTATTCTTTCCAACTATTTTAAAGTTTACTCCACACCTTACGTAGGCGCAGCGATTAATTATGCTAAAACAATGGCGATGAATCCTTCAGCTTCTCCTGAAAAATTATTGTACTTCGGAGGCATTATTATTTTAATGGCTTTAATCAGTGGTATTTTCTTGTTTTTTATGCGCCAAACCATTATTGTGATGTCGCGTTTAATCGAATACGATTTAAAAAATGAAGTGTATGCGCATTATCAAAAATTAACTTCCGCCTTTTACAAACGCAACAATACCGGTGATTTAATGAATCGAATCAGTGAAGATGTCAGTCGCGTGCGAATGTATATCGGTCCTGCCATTATGTATGTTGTCAATACAATTATTACGTTTGCTTTAACCATTCACAAAATGTTAAGTGTAGATGTTACCTTGACTTTATATGTACTTGCTCCCTTGCCAATATTGGTTATTACCATTTATTACGTGAGTGAAGCCATCAATAAAAAAAGCACTTCGGTACAACAACAACTTTCAAAATTATCCACCATTGCACAAGAAAGTTTTTCTGGGATACGCGTTCTAAAAGCCTATCAGCGCGAAGGCTATTCCAAAAAACAATTTGAAGAAGAGAGTATTGTATATAAAGAAAAAAATATTTCATTGGTAAAAATAGATGCCAGCTTTCAGCCTTTTATGATTTTACTGATTGGCTTAAGCACCATTTTCACCATTTATATTGGCGGAAAAGAAGCCATTGCCGGAAAAATTACAATCGGAAACATTGCAGAATTTGTAATTTATGTCAATTTATTGACATGGCCTGTGGCGTCGCTCGGCTGGGTTACCTCTTTGATACAACGAGCTGCGGCATCGCAAACGCGTATCAATGAGTTTTTGCACACCATTCCTGAAATTAGTAATACGACAAAGAAACGCTCTTCCATACAAGGTTTTATCGAATTTAAAAACGTTCATTTTACTTATCCTGATTCAGGAATCACCGCTTTAAAAAATGTTTCTTTTCATACAGAACCAGGTAAATCACTTGCTATCATTGGCAGGACAGGTTCTGGAAAATCCAGTATCGCCAATTTAATTTGTAGAATGTACGACGTAAGTGAAGGCGATATTTTAATTGACCATCAATCCATTAAGCAAACTAATTTGTCTGATTTGCGCAATCAAATAGGTTATGTACCGCAAGAAGTTTTTCTTTTTTCAGATAGTATTTACAACAACATTGCTTTTTCTGTTACCCTTCCACAGCATTCTGATGCACAAAAAACTGCTGTTGAAGAAGCTGCCAAAAATGCCGTTATTTATTCCAATATTATTGAATTTCCACAGCAATTTGAAACGATGGTGGGCGAACGCGGCATCACACTTTCGGGCGGACAAAAACAACGTATTTCCATTGCCAGAGCTCTTTTAAAACAAGCCCCTATACTTATTTTTGACGATTGCCTTTCTGCCGTAGATACGGAAACAGAAGAAAAAATATTGAGGAATTTACAAGGTATCGCGAAAACGAAAACAACCCTCATTATCAGTCATCGTGTATCTTCTGTAAAAAATTCAGATTTAATTATTGTACTTGATAAAGGTGAAATTATTGAACGCGGCACTCATTTAGAATTACTCGATAAAAGAGGTGCTTATTACCAACTTCATCTCCAACAATTGCTGGAAGCAGAAAATGTTACTGTTTAA